The following are encoded together in the Kineosporiaceae bacterium genome:
- a CDS encoding acyl-CoA synthetase, with protein sequence MSSPDLLAALTAPDAVERPDAVTIAGRTLASPDLLDRAGAVGERIAGAGTVAVHATPTLETVIAVVGGLLAGVPVVTLPPDSGPAERAHLLRDSGAELVLTGEDRQTMPTETTTPTTTTTTDLGLPVITVADLPRAPSAGWSPARSPDDAALLIYTSGTTGAPKGAILGRRALAAGLDALAEAWQWTAADRLVHGLPLFHVHGLVLGVLGALRVGSPVVHTGRPTPEAYAHAATESAGTLYFGVPTVWSRLVAEPAAAQALRGARLLVSGSAALPIPVFDRLESLTGHRAVERYGMTETMITLSTRADGERRPGWVGLPVRGVSTRLVHEGADVPDDGTTPGEIWVRGPMLFSGYHHRPEATAAVLDAQGWMHTGDIAVRDAGGMHRIVGRASTDLISSGGYRIGAGEVEDALLAHPAVREAAVIGTPHPDLGEAVTAFVVADGVGAEALSAFVAQRLSVHKRPRVVQLVDALPRNAMGKVVKSRLTS encoded by the coding sequence GTGTCGTCCCCCGACCTGCTCGCCGCCCTGACCGCGCCGGACGCCGTCGAGCGCCCGGACGCCGTGACGATCGCCGGCCGCACCCTGGCGTCGCCGGACCTGCTCGACCGCGCGGGCGCGGTCGGCGAGCGCATCGCCGGGGCGGGCACCGTCGCCGTCCATGCCACGCCCACCCTCGAGACGGTGATCGCGGTGGTCGGTGGCCTGCTCGCCGGCGTACCCGTGGTCACGCTGCCGCCCGACTCCGGGCCGGCCGAGCGCGCCCATCTGCTGCGCGACTCCGGCGCCGAGCTGGTGCTGACCGGCGAGGACAGGCAGACCATGCCCACTGAGACGACTACGCCCACCACGACCACCACGACCGACCTCGGCCTGCCGGTGATCACCGTGGCCGACCTGCCGCGGGCGCCCTCGGCCGGCTGGTCACCGGCGAGATCACCGGACGACGCCGCGCTGTTGATCTACACCAGCGGCACCACCGGGGCACCCAAGGGCGCCATCCTCGGACGCCGGGCGCTGGCCGCCGGGCTCGACGCGCTGGCCGAGGCCTGGCAGTGGACCGCCGCCGATCGGCTGGTGCACGGCCTGCCGCTGTTCCATGTGCACGGTTTGGTCCTGGGGGTGCTCGGCGCGCTGCGGGTGGGGTCGCCGGTGGTGCACACCGGGAGACCGACCCCCGAGGCCTATGCCCACGCCGCCACCGAGTCCGCTGGCACGCTCTACTTCGGCGTGCCCACCGTCTGGTCCCGGCTCGTCGCCGAACCCGCTGCAGCACAGGCACTTCGGGGTGCACGACTACTCGTCTCGGGCAGCGCTGCACTGCCGATTCCGGTCTTCGACCGCTTGGAGTCCCTCACCGGCCACCGCGCCGTCGAGCGCTACGGCATGACCGAGACGATGATCACCCTGTCGACCCGGGCGGACGGCGAGCGCCGTCCGGGATGGGTCGGCCTGCCGGTGCGCGGCGTGAGCACCCGGCTGGTGCACGAGGGCGCGGATGTGCCGGACGACGGCACCACCCCGGGGGAGATCTGGGTGCGCGGCCCCATGCTGTTCTCCGGCTATCACCACCGGCCCGAGGCGACCGCGGCGGTGCTGGACGCCCAGGGGTGGATGCACACCGGCGACATCGCCGTCCGCGACGCCGGCGGCATGCACCGGATCGTCGGGCGGGCCAGCACCGACCTGATCTCCTCCGGCGGCTACCGGATCGGCGCCGGCGAGGTCGAGGACGCCCTGCTCGCCCACCCCGCCGTGCGAGAGGCGGCCGTGATCGGGACACCGCACCCCGACCTGGGCGAGGCCGTCACCGCATTCGTCGTGGCCGACGGCGTCGGGGCCGAGGCGCTGAGTGCGTTCGTCGCCCAGCGGCTGTCGGTGCACAAGCGGCCGCGCGTCGTCCAGCTGGTCGATGCCCTGCCGCGCAACGCCATGGGCAAGGTGGTCAAGAGCCGACTCACGAGCTGA
- a CDS encoding SMP-30/gluconolactonase/LRE family protein, translating to MKVLRRIVPLAAVASLSLGMAPSAPAAVGTSPSRPTPDIVISGIFDRPESVLHDTRRDVYLVSNITNGPRDTDNTGFISRVAPDGQVLAARWIAGGVRGVTLNAPKGMAIARGLLYVADIDQLRIFDAATGAPRGSIAFPNATFLNDVASDEHGTVYVTDIGFTTVPAFGPSGTDAVYRVSPRGAVSVVAAGNAVLHHPNGVTVRPDGRLLVVTYDPFDGTREMFTLDAAGRKSNVITLPTGLLDGVEITPRGVLVSSWVDFSNATAAVIYLVRRDGSIVQVAGGFQNAADIGYDLRRNRILIPALPDPGTGGRVVIRSLGR from the coding sequence ATGAAGGTTCTGCGTCGCATCGTTCCGCTGGCGGCCGTGGCATCGCTGTCCCTGGGGATGGCCCCGAGTGCCCCCGCAGCGGTGGGCACCAGCCCGTCGCGTCCGACCCCGGACATCGTGATCAGCGGGATCTTCGATCGGCCCGAGTCGGTGCTGCACGACACCCGTCGCGACGTCTACCTGGTCTCGAACATCACCAACGGCCCGCGTGACACCGACAACACCGGCTTCATCTCCCGGGTGGCGCCCGACGGTCAAGTGCTGGCCGCGCGCTGGATCGCCGGCGGCGTCCGGGGGGTCACACTCAACGCGCCCAAGGGCATGGCGATCGCCCGGGGCCTGCTGTACGTGGCCGACATCGACCAGCTGCGGATCTTCGATGCAGCGACCGGGGCGCCCCGCGGCAGCATCGCCTTCCCGAACGCCACCTTCCTCAACGACGTGGCCAGTGACGAGCACGGCACCGTGTACGTGACCGACATCGGGTTCACCACCGTCCCGGCGTTCGGCCCCAGCGGCACCGATGCGGTCTATCGGGTCTCGCCGCGTGGCGCGGTCAGCGTGGTGGCGGCGGGCAATGCGGTGCTGCATCACCCCAACGGGGTCACGGTGCGCCCGGACGGCCGGTTGCTGGTGGTCACCTACGACCCGTTCGACGGCACCCGCGAGATGTTCACCCTGGACGCCGCCGGCCGGAAGTCGAACGTGATCACCCTGCCGACCGGTCTGCTGGACGGCGTCGAGATCACTCCGCGAGGCGTGCTGGTGTCGAGCTGGGTCGACTTCTCCAACGCGACGGCAGCCGTGATCTACCTGGTGCGCCGCGACGGGTCGATCGTGCAGGTGGCGGGCGGGTTCCAGAACGCCGCGGACATCGGTTACGACCTGCGCCGCAACCGGATCCTGATCCCGGCCCTGCCCGATCCGGGCACCGGTGGCCGAGTGGTGATCCGTTCACTGGGCCGCTGA
- a CDS encoding nicotianamine synthase yields the protein MIVEQPLAQRIISLYHLLRARPNLAPSPVVNALFAELVRCVTDPGESEAAVLAHQQVGRIRPHLLELCALGEGLLEAHWARQIIGSPHAAEELGRFPYVENYAQLTRLELHALAASGLDGALPRRVCFIGGGPLPLTALELARAGVAVRVLDKDGPAVDLACDVVRRLDPEQPVEVVLADARRRGDLGPGVEDCEVVIVAALVGLTRADKHAVLRSLAAVMPRGARVLMRSAHGLRALLYPVVEVDDVRAAGFRPCVLVHPFGEVVNSVLVAGRP from the coding sequence GTGATTGTCGAGCAGCCCCTGGCGCAGCGCATCATCTCGCTCTACCACCTGCTGCGGGCACGCCCGAATCTCGCCCCCTCGCCCGTGGTGAACGCGCTGTTCGCCGAGTTGGTCAGGTGTGTGACCGATCCCGGAGAGTCCGAGGCCGCGGTACTCGCGCACCAGCAGGTGGGTCGGATCCGTCCGCACCTGCTCGAGCTCTGCGCCCTGGGTGAGGGACTGCTCGAGGCCCACTGGGCCAGACAGATCATCGGCAGTCCCCATGCGGCGGAAGAGCTCGGCAGGTTCCCCTACGTCGAGAACTACGCCCAGCTCACCCGCCTCGAGTTGCACGCGCTCGCTGCCAGCGGACTGGACGGCGCCCTTCCGCGGCGGGTCTGTTTCATCGGCGGCGGGCCGCTGCCGCTCACCGCACTCGAGCTCGCTCGGGCCGGGGTCGCGGTTCGGGTCCTCGACAAGGATGGGCCGGCGGTCGACCTGGCCTGCGACGTGGTGCGCCGGCTCGACCCGGAGCAGCCGGTCGAGGTGGTGCTGGCCGATGCGCGTCGTCGGGGCGATCTCGGCCCTGGCGTCGAGGACTGCGAGGTGGTCATCGTCGCGGCGTTGGTCGGCCTGACGCGGGCGGACAAGCACGCTGTGCTGCGCTCGCTCGCGGCCGTGATGCCTCGTGGCGCCCGGGTGCTGATGCGCAGTGCCCATGGCCTGCGGGCACTTCTCTACCCGGTCGTCGAGGTGGACGACGTCCGCGCAGCAGGGTTTCGTCCCTGTGTCCTGGTGCATCCGTTCGGTGAGGTGGTCAATTCGGTGCTGGTCGCGGGGCGTCCCTGA
- a CDS encoding GNAT family N-acetyltransferase, with the protein MSVTLACREDLAPAGRVMRSVLDSDLGGYRSHWHADLDDLGAAYLERPRRALFVSRDHDMVVGTAAVRPCALLSPPNPDWLAAEYNRDDTCQLVRVWVDAAARRGGHGRALVRAAAAWAVGVGGYRRIYLHTDARVRGAEAFWRAMPTRLVHDARDAVGRCVHFELEARAWVREKAR; encoded by the coding sequence ATGAGCGTCACTCTCGCGTGCCGAGAAGACCTGGCACCGGCGGGGCGGGTAATGCGGTCGGTGCTCGATTCCGATCTCGGCGGGTACCGGTCCCACTGGCATGCCGACCTCGACGACTTGGGTGCGGCGTACCTCGAACGCCCCCGCCGCGCACTGTTCGTCAGTCGCGATCACGATATGGTCGTGGGAACGGCTGCGGTACGTCCCTGTGCCCTGCTCAGCCCACCGAACCCGGACTGGCTTGCCGCCGAATACAACCGCGACGACACCTGCCAGCTGGTGCGGGTCTGGGTCGACGCGGCCGCCCGCCGCGGTGGCCACGGCCGAGCACTGGTCCGTGCAGCGGCTGCCTGGGCGGTCGGAGTCGGCGGATACCGGCGGATCTACCTGCACACCGACGCCCGGGTGCGTGGGGCCGAGGCATTCTGGAGGGCGATGCCCACCCGCCTGGTGCACGACGCCCGTGATGCGGTCGGCCGCTGTGTCCACTTCGAGCTCGAGGCCCGGGCCTGGGTTCGCGAGAAGGCCCGGTGA
- a CDS encoding maleylpyruvate isomerase family mycothiol-dependent enzyme: MTDPTAGLLSDLLPDLDRHTQALLATVATLTDDDLGADSLCTGWTRGHVLSHIARNADGLTTMLRAALDGTGETMYASVEQRELDIETGARRPMVDQLADIASSAATLDGALRRLRPEHADLQVERTPGGQRVRIGNVPAMRLREVVYHHADLAAGFGFEDLEPALLHRFTKLEITLWDDAARSGTATGVQLRADDGSTWTAGDGGQLIEGSPGALLAWLARGVTDGVRAGTVPPRPA, translated from the coding sequence ATGACCGACCCGACCGCCGGCCTTCTCAGCGACCTTCTCCCCGACCTGGACCGGCACACCCAGGCGCTGCTCGCCACCGTCGCCACGCTCACCGACGACGACCTGGGCGCCGACTCGCTGTGCACGGGGTGGACCCGCGGCCACGTGCTGAGCCACATCGCGCGCAACGCCGACGGCCTGACCACGATGCTCCGGGCCGCCCTCGACGGCACCGGCGAGACCATGTACGCCAGCGTCGAGCAGCGCGAGCTCGACATCGAGACGGGGGCACGGCGTCCGATGGTCGATCAGCTCGCCGACATCGCCTCGTCCGCCGCCACGCTGGACGGCGCGCTGCGCCGGCTGCGCCCCGAGCACGCCGACCTGCAGGTCGAACGCACCCCCGGCGGCCAGCGGGTCAGGATCGGCAACGTGCCGGCCATGCGGCTGCGCGAGGTGGTCTACCACCACGCCGATCTGGCCGCCGGGTTCGGCTTCGAGGACCTCGAACCCGCTCTGCTGCACCGGTTCACGAAGCTCGAGATCACGCTCTGGGACGACGCGGCGCGGTCGGGCACGGCCACCGGGGTCCAGCTGCGCGCCGACGACGGCAGCACCTGGACGGCGGGGGACGGCGGCCAGCTGATCGAGGGATCGCCCGGAGCCCTGCTGGCCTGGCTGGCCCGCGGCGTGACCGACGGGGTCCGCGCCGGCACGGTGCCCCCGCGGCCCGCCTGA
- a CDS encoding TerC family protein: MDVPLWLWLTVLAVIAVMLAVDLLAHRRAHVVPVREAAVWSGVWVALGLAFGGVVWALFGAQAAGEYYAGYLIEKSLAVDNVFVFALIFTAFAVPREYQHRVLFYGVLGALVMRAGFIAAGAALIDAFAWVLYLFGALLVVTGVQMFRHRNDHGDPANHRVLRLTRRLIPSTQTWHGTRFWVRENGRWVATPLFTVLILIETTDLIFAVDSIPAIFAVTREPFLVFTSNAFAILGLRAMYFLLADLIHRFVYLKLGLAVVLVFVGVKMLLLDVYKVPIALSLVVIASVITTSVVASLARTRTRTGDSENPSDPSSDLSSASSTPGGPS, translated from the coding sequence ATGGATGTTCCGCTGTGGCTCTGGCTCACCGTGCTCGCCGTCATCGCCGTGATGCTCGCCGTCGACCTGCTCGCCCATCGCCGGGCCCACGTGGTGCCGGTGCGCGAGGCCGCCGTGTGGAGCGGGGTGTGGGTCGCCCTCGGCCTGGCCTTCGGTGGCGTGGTGTGGGCACTCTTCGGCGCCCAGGCGGCCGGGGAGTACTACGCGGGGTATCTGATCGAGAAGAGCCTCGCCGTCGACAACGTCTTCGTCTTCGCCCTGATCTTCACCGCTTTCGCCGTGCCGCGGGAGTACCAGCACCGGGTGCTGTTCTACGGGGTGCTGGGTGCGCTGGTGATGCGCGCGGGCTTCATCGCCGCCGGCGCGGCGCTGATCGATGCCTTCGCGTGGGTGCTCTATCTGTTCGGGGCACTGCTCGTGGTGACCGGGGTGCAGATGTTCCGGCACCGGAACGATCACGGCGACCCGGCCAACCATCGCGTGTTGCGGCTCACCCGACGGCTGATCCCCAGCACCCAGACCTGGCACGGAACCCGGTTCTGGGTCCGAGAGAACGGGCGCTGGGTGGCCACGCCCCTGTTCACCGTGTTGATCCTGATCGAGACCACCGACCTGATCTTCGCGGTCGACTCCATCCCCGCGATCTTCGCGGTGACCCGCGAGCCGTTCCTGGTCTTCACCAGCAACGCCTTCGCGATCCTGGGGCTGCGCGCGATGTACTTCCTGCTCGCCGACCTCATCCACCGGTTCGTCTACCTGAAGCTGGGCCTGGCCGTGGTGCTGGTCTTCGTGGGCGTGAAGATGCTGCTGCTCGACGTCTACAAGGTGCCGATTGCCCTCTCGCTGGTCGTGATCGCCAGCGTGATCACGACGTCCGTCGTGGCCAGTCTGGCCCGAACCCGAACCCGCACCGGTGATTCCGAGAACCCGTCCGATCCGTCGTCCGATCTGTCATCCGCTTCGTCGACCCCTGGAGGACCGTCATGA
- the glmS gene encoding glutamine--fructose-6-phosphate transaminase (isomerizing) has translation MCGIVGYIGSQNATPLLIEGLMRLEYRGYDSAGLAVLTGAKGSSKGEPAAEITTVRRVGRVRDLANAVPKRLSGVAGIGHTRWATHGPATEPNAHPHASADGRISVVHNGIIDNAPQLRARLEKDGVPLASDTDTEVIAHLIARSSADTLEAKVLDALTKIEGTYAIAVLDAAFPDRIVVARNGSPLILGVGAKEMFVASDVSALVRHTTSVIHLHDGELATVSATGYRTFSRESDDTHREPVEIEVEAGDLELAGYAHYMAKEIHEQPDAAAAVMRGRIDERFGTARLDGLNLGPRELRAFKRVKILGCGSAYYVGQMGASMIEELARIPADAEPASEFRYRNPIIEPDTLYVVVSQSGETADTAFAVAEVKRKGGTVLGVVNVVGSTIAREVDGGIYLHAGPEVAVASTKALTTMAIAFALLALLLGRVRDLSVADGQRIIAGLRKVPAQIREILDGEAQLADVAKSLAEAQSCFFIGRVRGYPVAREGAQKLKEVSYIHAEAYQTSELKHGPLALISPEMPTIALIPDDELTDRNLAAAEQVLARRGPLVAITHPGVDVAGLGSEEHHVPTVVVPKNEPELDPILLTIPLQVLAYHAALNRGLDIDKPRNLAKSVTVE, from the coding sequence ATGTGCGGAATCGTCGGCTACATCGGCAGCCAGAACGCCACCCCGTTGCTCATCGAGGGCCTGATGCGCCTGGAGTATCGCGGCTACGACTCGGCCGGGCTGGCCGTGCTGACCGGCGCGAAGGGGTCGTCCAAGGGCGAGCCCGCGGCCGAGATCACCACCGTGCGCCGGGTGGGTCGGGTGCGCGACCTGGCGAACGCCGTCCCGAAGCGGTTGAGCGGGGTGGCCGGCATCGGTCACACCCGGTGGGCCACGCACGGCCCGGCAACCGAGCCGAACGCGCACCCGCACGCCAGTGCGGACGGCCGGATCAGCGTGGTGCACAACGGGATCATCGACAACGCGCCCCAGTTGCGGGCCCGACTCGAGAAGGACGGCGTGCCGCTGGCCTCCGACACCGACACCGAGGTGATCGCCCACCTGATCGCGCGCTCGAGTGCGGACACGCTCGAGGCCAAGGTGCTCGACGCGCTGACGAAGATCGAGGGCACCTACGCCATCGCCGTCCTGGATGCCGCCTTCCCGGACCGGATCGTGGTGGCGCGCAACGGGTCTCCGCTGATCCTGGGCGTGGGCGCGAAGGAGATGTTCGTCGCCAGCGACGTCTCGGCCCTGGTGCGGCACACCACCTCGGTGATCCACCTGCACGACGGCGAGCTGGCCACGGTGTCGGCGACCGGGTATCGCACCTTCTCGCGCGAGAGCGACGACACACACCGCGAGCCGGTCGAGATCGAGGTCGAGGCCGGCGATCTGGAGCTGGCCGGGTACGCGCACTACATGGCCAAGGAGATTCACGAGCAGCCCGACGCGGCCGCCGCGGTCATGCGCGGCCGGATCGACGAGCGCTTCGGGACGGCGCGGCTGGACGGGCTCAATCTCGGCCCGCGCGAGCTGCGGGCGTTCAAGCGGGTGAAGATCCTGGGCTGCGGGTCGGCGTACTACGTCGGTCAGATGGGCGCCTCGATGATCGAGGAGCTGGCGCGCATCCCCGCGGACGCCGAGCCGGCCTCGGAGTTTCGCTACCGCAACCCGATCATCGAGCCGGACACGCTCTACGTCGTGGTGTCGCAGTCGGGTGAGACCGCCGACACCGCGTTCGCCGTCGCCGAGGTCAAGCGCAAGGGTGGCACGGTGCTCGGCGTGGTCAACGTGGTGGGCTCGACCATCGCCCGCGAGGTGGACGGCGGCATCTACCTGCACGCCGGGCCGGAGGTGGCGGTGGCCTCGACCAAGGCGCTGACCACCATGGCGATCGCGTTCGCGCTGCTGGCGTTGTTGCTGGGGCGGGTGCGTGACCTGTCGGTGGCCGACGGGCAGCGGATCATCGCCGGGCTGCGCAAGGTACCGGCCCAGATCCGCGAGATCCTGGACGGCGAGGCGCAGTTGGCCGATGTGGCCAAGAGCCTGGCCGAGGCGCAGAGCTGCTTCTTCATCGGGCGGGTGCGTGGCTACCCGGTGGCGCGCGAGGGGGCGCAGAAGCTCAAGGAGGTCAGCTACATCCACGCCGAGGCGTATCAGACCAGTGAGCTGAAGCACGGCCCGCTGGCGTTGATCAGCCCCGAGATGCCGACCATCGCGCTGATCCCGGACGACGAGCTCACCGACCGCAATCTGGCTGCCGCCGAGCAGGTCCTGGCCCGGCGGGGCCCCCTGGTGGCGATCACCCACCCCGGCGTGGACGTCGCCGGGCTGGGCTCTGAGGAGCACCACGTGCCCACGGTCGTCGTCCCCAAGAACGAGCCGGAGCTGGACCCGATCCTGCTCACGATCCCGCTGCAGGTGCTCGCTTATCACGCGGCGTTGAACCGGGGGTTGGACATCGACAAGCCCCGCAACCTCGCCAAGTCCGTCACCGTCGAATAA
- a CDS encoding MarR family transcriptional regulator, translating to MSSATWTFLSNHAHVLLAVSREPEIRVRDLAAQVGVTERRVQTIVAELEDEGYLARHRIGRRTHYQLLSGRPFRHQLEAGRSVDDLLALFSASRSRARHALADS from the coding sequence GTGTCAAGCGCGACCTGGACCTTTCTCAGCAACCACGCCCACGTGTTGCTCGCGGTCTCCCGCGAGCCCGAGATCCGGGTCCGAGACCTGGCCGCGCAGGTCGGGGTCACCGAGCGACGAGTGCAGACGATCGTCGCCGAGCTGGAGGACGAGGGATACCTGGCCCGGCACCGGATCGGCCGGCGCACGCACTACCAGCTCCTGTCCGGTCGGCCGTTCCGACACCAACTGGAGGCAGGGCGCAGCGTGGACGACCTCCTCGCGCTCTTCTCGGCGTCGCGATCTCGGGCTCGGCACGCCCTGGCCGACAGCTGA